Proteins from a single region of Bogoriella caseilytica:
- a CDS encoding sugar ABC transporter permease has translation MRAIEQQRAAGRRRRWILDVGWKYVLALVIIFYAAFPLVYALSAAFDRRGSLAGSARLFNDVSIANFEALGSTLYWTWVVNTLVICGTAALGAVLMGSAAAYAFSRYRFKGRRTSLTALLIIQMFPQTVAFVAVFLLLIALGEVVPALGVNSKIALICVYLGGALGANTFLMYGFFNTIPMEIDEAAKIDGATHFQVFWKLIMPLVTPILAVVGLLAFISAFGDFILARIVLTSESNWTLAVGMYQWVSNQLTSRWGLFAAGSVIAALPILVLFLSLQRYIVGGLASGSVKG, from the coding sequence ATGCGGGCGATCGAGCAGCAGCGCGCCGCCGGCCGGCGCCGGCGCTGGATCCTCGACGTCGGCTGGAAGTACGTGCTGGCCCTGGTCATCATCTTCTACGCCGCCTTCCCGCTGGTCTACGCGCTCTCGGCGGCCTTCGACCGGCGCGGGTCGCTGGCCGGATCGGCCCGGCTGTTCAACGACGTCTCGATCGCCAACTTCGAGGCCCTGGGCAGCACCCTGTACTGGACGTGGGTGGTCAACACCCTGGTGATCTGCGGTACCGCCGCCCTGGGCGCGGTGCTCATGGGATCGGCGGCGGCCTACGCCTTCTCCCGGTACCGGTTCAAGGGCCGGCGCACCTCGCTGACCGCGCTGCTGATCATCCAGATGTTCCCGCAGACGGTGGCCTTCGTGGCCGTGTTCCTGCTCCTGATCGCCCTCGGCGAGGTGGTGCCCGCCCTGGGTGTGAACTCCAAGATCGCGCTCATCTGCGTCTACCTCGGCGGCGCGCTCGGGGCGAACACCTTCTTGATGTACGGCTTCTTCAACACCATCCCGATGGAGATCGACGAGGCCGCCAAGATCGACGGCGCCACCCACTTCCAGGTGTTCTGGAAGCTGATCATGCCGCTGGTCACCCCGATCCTGGCGGTAGTGGGGCTGCTGGCCTTCATCTCCGCCTTCGGTGACTTCATCCTGGCCCGCATCGTGCTGACCAGTGAGAGCAACTGGACGCTCGCGGTCGGGATGTACCAGTGGGTCTCCAACCAGCTGACGTCGCGCTGGGGCCTGTTCGCGGCCGGATCGGTGATCGCCGCGCTGCCCATCCTGGTGCTCTTCCTGTCTCTGCAGCGCTACATCGTGGGGGGTCTGGCCTCCGGCTCCGTGAAGGGCTGA